A section of the Spirosoma pollinicola genome encodes:
- the trpB gene encoding tryptophan synthase subunit beta: protein MQTTLEPKTSFEVSNKGFYGHFGGAFIPEMLYPNVEELRQNYLKIIADPAFQAEFWQLLEEYVGRPTPLFLAKRLSAHIGATIYLKREDLCHTGAHKINNTIGQILVAQRLGKQRIVAETGAGQHGVATATVCALMGLECIVYMGSIDMERQKPNVDRMRMLGAKVVPATSGSQTLKDATNEAMRHWINNPIDTHYIIGSVVGPHPYPDMVARFQSVISEEVKKQLFAKTGNENPDYVVACVGGGSNAAGAFYHYLNEPTVRLVAAEAAGQGVSSGHSAATTALGKPGVLHGSRTILMQTEDGQVTEPYSISAGLDYPGIGPLHAHLFESGRGDFYAITDDEALQAGFQLSKLEGIIPALETAHALAALEKMNLNADDVVVVCLSGRGDKDLSTYSKFL from the coding sequence ATGCAAACCACTCTTGAACCAAAAACCTCTTTTGAGGTATCAAATAAAGGCTTTTACGGCCACTTCGGTGGAGCGTTCATCCCCGAAATGCTCTACCCGAACGTAGAAGAACTACGGCAGAATTACCTGAAAATCATTGCCGATCCGGCTTTCCAGGCCGAGTTCTGGCAGTTGCTCGAAGAGTACGTTGGCCGCCCAACGCCGTTGTTTCTGGCAAAACGGTTGTCAGCGCACATCGGCGCTACGATCTACCTCAAACGCGAAGACCTTTGCCATACCGGAGCGCACAAGATCAACAACACCATCGGCCAGATTCTGGTAGCGCAACGGCTCGGTAAGCAACGGATCGTGGCCGAAACGGGCGCTGGTCAGCATGGCGTGGCTACGGCTACAGTTTGCGCCCTAATGGGGTTGGAGTGTATTGTCTACATGGGTAGTATCGACATGGAGCGCCAGAAGCCTAACGTCGACCGGATGCGGATGCTGGGAGCTAAAGTGGTACCGGCTACATCAGGTAGCCAGACGCTCAAAGACGCTACCAACGAAGCCATGCGCCACTGGATTAATAATCCCATTGATACGCATTACATCATTGGCTCGGTGGTGGGGCCTCACCCCTACCCGGATATGGTGGCGCGTTTTCAATCGGTTATATCCGAAGAAGTTAAAAAGCAGCTCTTTGCCAAAACGGGTAACGAGAATCCTGATTATGTGGTAGCGTGTGTAGGCGGGGGCAGCAATGCCGCCGGGGCCTTCTATCATTATCTGAACGAGCCAACAGTACGGCTGGTAGCCGCCGAAGCCGCTGGCCAAGGCGTTAGTTCGGGGCATTCGGCCGCCACGACGGCGCTGGGTAAACCCGGTGTGTTGCACGGAAGCCGCACGATTCTGATGCAAACCGAAGACGGACAAGTAACGGAGCCGTATTCCATTTCGGCGGGTCTGGACTATCCGGGCATTGGTCCGCTCCACGCGCACCTGTTCGAATCGGGCCGGGGCGATTTCTATGCCATCACGGACGATGAAGCATTACAGGCTGGTTTCCAGCTAAGTAAACTAGAAGGTATCATTCCTGCTCTGGAAACAGCCCACGCACTGGCAGCGCTGGAAAAGATGAACCTCAACGCCGACGATGTCGTGGTGGTTTGCCTCTCCGGCCGTGGCGACAAGGATTTAAGCACATATTCGAAGTTTTTGTAA
- the trpA gene encoding tryptophan synthase subunit alpha, whose protein sequence is MTQELTQNRITSLFSQKSERLLNLYFTAGYPSLTDTTTILRGLQAAGVDLVEIGMPYSDPVADGETIQQSNGVALDNGMSIKTLFAQLADCRNATNGEPVTVPILLMGYINPVLQFGVENFCQKCQQVGVDGVILPDLPLDLFLEDYAPTFRKYGILNVHLITPQTTEDRIRFIDAESDGFIYMVSSASITGSVKGVSDTMKTYFERIQAMNLRNPRLIGFGINDHETFDMTSQYANGAIVGSAFIRHLSEKGTSAESIRAFVETIRS, encoded by the coding sequence ATGACGCAGGAACTAACACAAAACCGCATCACCAGCCTTTTCTCGCAAAAAAGCGAGCGGTTGCTGAACCTATATTTTACCGCCGGATACCCGAGCCTTACCGATACAACAACCATTCTACGTGGCTTACAAGCCGCTGGAGTGGATTTGGTTGAGATCGGTATGCCCTACTCCGACCCCGTTGCCGATGGTGAAACCATTCAGCAAAGCAACGGCGTCGCGCTTGATAACGGCATGTCTATCAAAACGCTTTTCGCTCAACTGGCCGATTGCCGGAACGCTACGAACGGCGAACCCGTTACGGTTCCCATTTTGCTAATGGGTTATATCAACCCCGTACTCCAGTTTGGTGTCGAAAATTTCTGTCAAAAATGCCAGCAAGTCGGTGTCGATGGGGTTATACTTCCCGACCTCCCACTGGATTTATTTCTGGAAGATTACGCCCCGACCTTCCGCAAATACGGCATTCTGAATGTCCACCTCATTACGCCCCAAACCACTGAAGACCGGATTCGCTTCATTGACGCCGAGTCGGATGGATTTATCTACATGGTTTCGTCGGCGAGTATAACCGGCTCGGTAAAAGGCGTGAGTGACACCATGAAAACGTATTTTGAGCGGATTCAGGCTATGAATCTGCGCAACCCACGCCTGATTGGCTTTGGCATCAATGATCACGAGACATTCGATATGACTAGTCAATATGCCAACGGTGCTATTGTGGGTAGCGCGTTTATCCGGCATTTGTCTGAA